The following proteins are encoded in a genomic region of Gossypium hirsutum isolate 1008001.06 chromosome D05, Gossypium_hirsutum_v2.1, whole genome shotgun sequence:
- the LOC107907381 gene encoding U-box domain-containing protein 35 isoform X2, translated as MAKRNGEKRNESVAVAVDKDKGSQHALKWAVDHLISRGQSITLLHVKTKPSSIPTPSGSHVKMSDVNDEVAKAYKQQLESQAKEVFLPFRCFCSRKDIKCNEVILEDTDISKALIDYVSSFPIETLVLGAPSRSGFVRRFRTAEVTTNVSKGAPDYCTIYVIGKGKISSVRSASAPPPPRPQSQPLLQPQPNNNIPDPTESPSSARAVVNPRHRAPQRPHNPHRNLHEEAEIKSPFTRARNVMKYEPPTPESDISFVSSGKPSSDTMFSSTSDNMEFGNPPRLSSCSDFDNRSMASSVDFSSQYNFSFCSEESGRTSWSSHNMDDVEAEMRRLKQELKQTMDMYSAACKEALSAKKKAMELQSWKMQEEQKKEEARVAEKAALSLAETEKAKCNAAIEAAQAAQRMAELEAQKSTNIERKANIDYADDDDMNMALNGFGHHLMYRKYTIEEIEIATDNFSPSRKIGEGGYGPVYHSNLDHTPVAIKVLRPDATQGQSQFQQEVEVLSCIRHPNMVLLLGACPEYGCLVYEYMANGSLEDRLFMHNNSPVLPWQIRFRIAAEIATGLLFLHHTKPKPLVHRDLKPANILLDHNYVSKISDVGLARLVPPSVANSVTQYRMTSAAGTFCYIDPEYQQTGMLGIKSDVYSLGIMLLQIITAKPPMGLAHRVENAIEEGSFAEILDPAVTDWPLEEALSFAKLALKCAELRRRDRPDLGQVVLPHLNKLRDLAESNMPFMTFGGSAGPSPNNTQVSTSSMLQFLHSECDSISSGSD; from the exons ATGgcgaaaagaaatggagaaaagaGAAACGAGAGCGTGGCAGTGGCAGTAGACAAGGACAAGGGAAGCCAACATGCATTGAAATGGGCGGTGGATCATCTCATATCTAGGGGTCAATCAATCACTCTTCTCCATGTCAAAACCAAACCTTCTTCCATCCCCACCCCAA GTGGGAGCCACGTAAAAATGAGTGATGTGAACGACGAAGTTGCAAAGGCATATAAACAACAACTGGAGAGCCAAGCCAAGGAGGTGTTTCTACCTTTCCGATGCTTCTGCTCACGGAAGGAC ATCAAATGTAATGAAGTCATACTGGAAGATACGGACATCTCTAAAGCCTTAATTGATTATGTCTCATCCTTTCCAATCGAGACTCTAGTACTTGGCGCACCCTCAAGAAGCGGCTTTGTTAG AAGGTTCAGGACAGCGGAGGTTACAACTAATGTCTCAAAAGGGGCTCCCGATTACTGCACTATATATGTGATTGGCAAAGGAAAGATCTCGTCAGTGCGATCCGCTTCTGCTCCCCCTCCCCCGCGTCCTCAGTCTCAGCCTCTGTTGCAACCCCAACCCAATAATAACATTCCCGACCCAACGGAATCTCCTTCTTCCGCTCGCGCTGTTGTTAACCCCAGACACAGAG CACCCCAGAGACCCCATAATCCACATCGCAACCTGCATGAAGAAGCAGAAATCAAGTCACCCTTCACAAGAGCACGAAATGTGATGAAATATGAGCCCCCGACTCCTGAATCTGACATCTCATTCGTAAGCAGTGGAAAGCCGAGCAGCGATACCATGTTCTCTTCTACATCTGACAATATGGAATTTGGAAATCCCCCCCGGCTTTCCAGCTGCTCCGATTTTGACAACAGAAGCATGGCCTCCTCCGTTGATTTCAGTTCCCAGTACAATTTCTCATTTTGCTCCGAGGAAAGTGGTAGGACATCCTGGTCATCTCATAACATG GATGATGTGGAAGCTGAGATGAGAAGACTGAAACAGGAGCTCAAGCAGACCATGGATATGTACAGTGCAGCCTGCAAGGAAGCACTCTCAGCAAAGAAGAAG GCAATGGAACTTCAGAGCTGGAAAATGCAAGAAGAGCAAAAGAAAGAAGAGGCACGAGTAGCTGAGAAAGCTGCACTCTCACTTGCAGAAACGGAGAAAGCCAAGTGTAATGCAGCCATTGAGGCAGCCCAAGCAGCCCAACGAATGGCAGAACTAGAAGCTCAAAAGAGCACGAATATAGAAAGGAAAGCCAACATAGATTATGCTGATGATGATGACATGAATATGGCATTAAATGGTTTCGGACACCATCTCATGTACCGAAAATACACCATTGAAGAGATTGAAATAGCAACAGACAATTTCTCTCCATCTCGCAAAATAGGAGAAGGAGGTTATGGGCCTGTGTACCACAGTAACCTGGACCACACCCCGGTGGCAATAAAAGTTCTACGTCCAGATGCAACCCAAGGACAATCACAGTTTCAGCAAgag GTTGAAGTGTTAAGCTGCATACGACATCCAAACATGGTCCTTCTCCTTGGAGCCTGCCCAGAGTATGGGTGCCTAGTCTATGAATACATGGCGAATGGAAGCTTAGAAGATCGACTGTTTATGCACAACAACAGTCCCGTACTTCCATGGCAAATAAGATTTCGAATAGCCGCAGAGATTGCGACGGGTCTCCTTTTTCTCCACCATACCAAACCGAAGCCACTTGTGCACCGTGACCTTAAACCCGCCAATATATTGCTAGATCACAATTATGTGAGCAAGATTAGCGATGTTGGGTTAGCTAGACTTGTTCCTCCATCAGTTGCCAACTCTGTAACTCAGTATCGTATGACGTCAGCAGCAGGAACATTCTGTTACATAGATCCTGAATATCAGCAAACTGGAATGCTAGGGATAAAGTCTGATGTCTACTCCCTGGGGATCATGCTTTTACAAATAATAACAGCTAAGCCACCAATGGGTTTGGCTCATCGTGTTGAGAATGCCATCGAGGAGGGAAGTTTTGCTGAGATACTAGACCCTGCTGTCACTGACTGGCCATTGGAAGAGGCCTTGAGCTTTGCCAAGTTAGCCCTTAAGTGTGCGGAACTGAGACGAAGAGACAGACCCGATCTGGGACAGGTTGTGTTGCCACATCTTAACAAGCTGAGAGATCTTGCAGAGTCGAACATGCCTTTTATGACGTTTGGAGGTAGTGCAGGGCCTTCCCCAAATAACACCCAAGTTTCCACCTCCTCGATGCTGCAG TTCTTGCATTCTGAATGCGATAGCATAAGCAGCGGCTCAGACTAA
- the LOC107907381 gene encoding U-box domain-containing protein 35 isoform X1: protein MAKRNGEKRNESVAVAVDKDKGSQHALKWAVDHLISRGQSITLLHVKTKPSSIPTPSGSHVKMSDVNDEVAKAYKQQLESQAKEVFLPFRCFCSRKDIKCNEVILEDTDISKALIDYVSSFPIETLVLGAPSRSGFVRRFRTAEVTTNVSKGAPDYCTIYVIGKGKISSVRSASAPPPPRPQSQPLLQPQPNNNIPDPTESPSSARAVVNPRHRAPQRPHNPHRNLHEEAEIKSPFTRARNVMKYEPPTPESDISFVSSGKPSSDTMFSSTSDNMEFGNPPRLSSCSDFDNRSMASSVDFSSQYNFSFCSEESGRTSWSSHNMDDVEAEMRRLKQELKQTMDMYSAACKEALSAKKKAMELQSWKMQEEQKKEEARVAEKAALSLAETEKAKCNAAIEAAQAAQRMAELEAQKSTNIERKANIDYADDDDMNMALNGFGHHLMYRKYTIEEIEIATDNFSPSRKIGEGGYGPVYHSNLDHTPVAIKVLRPDATQGQSQFQQEVEVLSCIRHPNMVLLLGACPEYGCLVYEYMANGSLEDRLFMHNNSPVLPWQIRFRIAAEIATGLLFLHHTKPKPLVHRDLKPANILLDHNYVSKISDVGLARLVPPSVANSVTQYRMTSAAGTFCYIDPEYQQTGMLGIKSDVYSLGIMLLQIITAKPPMGLAHRVENAIEEGSFAEILDPAVTDWPLEEALSFAKLALKCAELRRRDRPDLGQVVLPHLNKLRDLAESNMPFMTFGGSAGPSPNNTQVSTSSMLQDFLNQPPQFLHSECDSISSGSD from the exons ATGgcgaaaagaaatggagaaaagaGAAACGAGAGCGTGGCAGTGGCAGTAGACAAGGACAAGGGAAGCCAACATGCATTGAAATGGGCGGTGGATCATCTCATATCTAGGGGTCAATCAATCACTCTTCTCCATGTCAAAACCAAACCTTCTTCCATCCCCACCCCAA GTGGGAGCCACGTAAAAATGAGTGATGTGAACGACGAAGTTGCAAAGGCATATAAACAACAACTGGAGAGCCAAGCCAAGGAGGTGTTTCTACCTTTCCGATGCTTCTGCTCACGGAAGGAC ATCAAATGTAATGAAGTCATACTGGAAGATACGGACATCTCTAAAGCCTTAATTGATTATGTCTCATCCTTTCCAATCGAGACTCTAGTACTTGGCGCACCCTCAAGAAGCGGCTTTGTTAG AAGGTTCAGGACAGCGGAGGTTACAACTAATGTCTCAAAAGGGGCTCCCGATTACTGCACTATATATGTGATTGGCAAAGGAAAGATCTCGTCAGTGCGATCCGCTTCTGCTCCCCCTCCCCCGCGTCCTCAGTCTCAGCCTCTGTTGCAACCCCAACCCAATAATAACATTCCCGACCCAACGGAATCTCCTTCTTCCGCTCGCGCTGTTGTTAACCCCAGACACAGAG CACCCCAGAGACCCCATAATCCACATCGCAACCTGCATGAAGAAGCAGAAATCAAGTCACCCTTCACAAGAGCACGAAATGTGATGAAATATGAGCCCCCGACTCCTGAATCTGACATCTCATTCGTAAGCAGTGGAAAGCCGAGCAGCGATACCATGTTCTCTTCTACATCTGACAATATGGAATTTGGAAATCCCCCCCGGCTTTCCAGCTGCTCCGATTTTGACAACAGAAGCATGGCCTCCTCCGTTGATTTCAGTTCCCAGTACAATTTCTCATTTTGCTCCGAGGAAAGTGGTAGGACATCCTGGTCATCTCATAACATG GATGATGTGGAAGCTGAGATGAGAAGACTGAAACAGGAGCTCAAGCAGACCATGGATATGTACAGTGCAGCCTGCAAGGAAGCACTCTCAGCAAAGAAGAAG GCAATGGAACTTCAGAGCTGGAAAATGCAAGAAGAGCAAAAGAAAGAAGAGGCACGAGTAGCTGAGAAAGCTGCACTCTCACTTGCAGAAACGGAGAAAGCCAAGTGTAATGCAGCCATTGAGGCAGCCCAAGCAGCCCAACGAATGGCAGAACTAGAAGCTCAAAAGAGCACGAATATAGAAAGGAAAGCCAACATAGATTATGCTGATGATGATGACATGAATATGGCATTAAATGGTTTCGGACACCATCTCATGTACCGAAAATACACCATTGAAGAGATTGAAATAGCAACAGACAATTTCTCTCCATCTCGCAAAATAGGAGAAGGAGGTTATGGGCCTGTGTACCACAGTAACCTGGACCACACCCCGGTGGCAATAAAAGTTCTACGTCCAGATGCAACCCAAGGACAATCACAGTTTCAGCAAgag GTTGAAGTGTTAAGCTGCATACGACATCCAAACATGGTCCTTCTCCTTGGAGCCTGCCCAGAGTATGGGTGCCTAGTCTATGAATACATGGCGAATGGAAGCTTAGAAGATCGACTGTTTATGCACAACAACAGTCCCGTACTTCCATGGCAAATAAGATTTCGAATAGCCGCAGAGATTGCGACGGGTCTCCTTTTTCTCCACCATACCAAACCGAAGCCACTTGTGCACCGTGACCTTAAACCCGCCAATATATTGCTAGATCACAATTATGTGAGCAAGATTAGCGATGTTGGGTTAGCTAGACTTGTTCCTCCATCAGTTGCCAACTCTGTAACTCAGTATCGTATGACGTCAGCAGCAGGAACATTCTGTTACATAGATCCTGAATATCAGCAAACTGGAATGCTAGGGATAAAGTCTGATGTCTACTCCCTGGGGATCATGCTTTTACAAATAATAACAGCTAAGCCACCAATGGGTTTGGCTCATCGTGTTGAGAATGCCATCGAGGAGGGAAGTTTTGCTGAGATACTAGACCCTGCTGTCACTGACTGGCCATTGGAAGAGGCCTTGAGCTTTGCCAAGTTAGCCCTTAAGTGTGCGGAACTGAGACGAAGAGACAGACCCGATCTGGGACAGGTTGTGTTGCCACATCTTAACAAGCTGAGAGATCTTGCAGAGTCGAACATGCCTTTTATGACGTTTGGAGGTAGTGCAGGGCCTTCCCCAAATAACACCCAAGTTTCCACCTCCTCGATGCTGCAG GATTTTCTTAATCAACCTCCACAGTTCTTGCATTCTGAATGCGATAGCATAAGCAGCGGCTCAGACTAA
- the LOC107907382 gene encoding pollen receptor-like kinase 1, protein MAFNLPLFFLLFFLPFVFPSYALPESDILLKFKSTLNNASALKSWDSNPQPPCNGPTANWIGVLCNHGAIWGLKLEAMGLSGSIDVNTLKDLPNLTTLSFMNNSFNGPIPELNKLKELRSAYLSFNKFSGQIPANAFDGLILIKKLHLSQNQLTGAIPASLATLPKLTELKLDGNQFSGKIPDFRLPIQTLDLSNNQLEGPIPASLSKMDAQVFAGNKGLCGGPLKACESPGGSNSTSNDGSGSGSGSGSGSGSGSGSGSGSDSGSGSGSGSGYDSGSGSGSGSSSKKPPIWMIAILVVVGVLIVVAIFAVMMMKRQRKQEATPSSVEAPPSNVRAKGYKGEKHGSPGNSRNGKRAPEATVKLTFVRDDRERFDLPDLLKASAEVLGSGSFGSSFKAALSIGPVVVVKRYKQMNNAGKEEFLEHMRRIGRLTHENLLPLVAYYYRKEEKLLVSDFVKNGSLAVHLHGRKSTGHPTLDWPTRLKIVKGVAKGLAYLHKELPSLIVPHGHLKSSNVLLNETCEPLLTDYGLIPIINQESAKKLMVAYKSPEYAQQGKITRKSDVWALGILILELLTGMFPGNFKGKESDHHQEEDLANWVKSVVGDQERPSKDMEVFDKEMGTINDSDGELMQDLLKIGLSCCEEDVEKRLDLKDAVGRIEELKRKDDDGASKAGQ, encoded by the exons ATGGCCTTTAACCTCCCACTTTTCTTCCTCCTTTTTTTCTTgccttttgtttttccttcttacgcTTTGCCCGAGTCCGATATCCTTCTCAAGTTCAAATCTACCTTAAACAATGCCTCTGCCTTGAAGAGTTGGGACAGCAATCCCCAACCTCCATGCAATGGCCCAACTGCCAATTGGATCGGCGTTCTTTGCAATCATGGCGCCATTTGGGGTCTCAAACTCGAGGCTATGGGACTTTCCGGCTCCATTGATGTCAATACCTTAAAAGACCTGCCCAACTTGACTACCTTAAGCTTTATGAACAATAGTTTCAATGGTCCTATTCCCGAGTTGAACAAACTTAAAGAACTCAGATCCGCTTATTTATCCTTCAACAAATTTTCTGGACAAATTCCTGCCAATGCCtttgatggtttgattttgatcAAGAAATTGCATCTATCCCAAAATCAGTTAACGGGTGCAATTCCTGCCTCTTTGGCCACCTTGCCCAAGCTTACGGAGCTTAAACTTGACGGCAACCAGTTTTCGGGTAAAATACCTGACTTTAGACTTCCCATTCAAACGCTGGATCTCTCAAATAATCAATTGGAGGGTCCTATACCAGCAAGCCTTAGTAAGATGGACGCCCAAGTTTTTGCAG GCAATAAGGGGCTGTGTGGTGGACCATTGAAGGCGTGTGAGTCCCCCGGTGGATCAAACTCTACTTCCAACGATGGGTCCGGTTCCGGTTCTGGTTCCGGTTCTGGTTCCGGTTCCGGTTCCGGTTCCGGTTCTGGTTCCGATTCCGGTTCCGGTTCCGGTTCCGGTTCTGGTTACGATTCCGGTTCCGGTTCCGGTTCCGGTTCCAGCTCCAAGAAGCCACCAATATGGATGATAGCGATCCTGGTGGTAGTTGGGGTGTTGATAGTAGTGGCCATATTTGCAGTGATGATGATGAAACGACAGAGAAAGCAGGAAGCAACGCCATCATCAGTGGAGGCCCCACCATCAAATGTGCGAGCAAAAGGGTACAAGGGAGAAAAACACGGGTCGCCAGGCAACTCAAGGAATGGAAAGAGGGCTCCCGAGGCGACTGTTAAACTTACATTCGTGAGGGATGATAGAGAGAGGTTTGATTTGCCAGACTTGCTAAAAGCCTCGGCCGAGGTATTGGGAAGTGGATCCTTTGGGTCATCGTTTAAGGCTGCTCTGTCAATTGGGCCTGTGGTGGTGGTGAAGAGGTATAAACAGATGAACAACGCTGGGAAAGAAGAGTTCCTTGAGCATATGAGGAGGATAGGGAGACTGACCCATGAAAACTTGCTTCCTCTCGTCGCCTATTACTATAGGAAGGAAGAGAAGCTCCTTGTCTCCgattttgttaaaaatggaaGCTTGGCAGTGCATCTCCACG GTCGCAAATCCACGGGGCATCCAACGCTGGATTGGCCAACTCGATTGAAGATCGTGAAAGGAGTAGCCAAGGGGCTGGCATACCTGCACAAGGAATTGCCTAGCTTGATAGTGCCCCACGGACACCTGAAATCCTCAAATGTTCTCCTCAATGAAACCTGTGAACCCCTCCTCACGGATTACGGCCTGATACCTATAATCAACCAGGAAAGTGCAAAGAAGCTGATGGTGGCTTATAAGTCACCAGAATATGCGCAACAAGGCAAAATTACAAGAAAGAGCGACGTATGGGCTCTTGGAATATTGATATTAGAGTTATTAACGGGAATGTTCCCCGGAAACTTCAAGGGCAAGGAGAGTGATCATCATCAGGAAGAGGATTTGGCAAATTGGGTGAAGTCGGTTGTTGGTGATCAAGAAAGGCCGTCCAAGGATATGGAGGTGTTCGACAAAGAGATGGGAACAATAAATGACAGTGATGGGGAATTGATGCAAGATCTGTTAAAGATAGGATTGAGTTGCTGTGAAGAAGATGTGGAGAAGAGATTAGATTTAAAAGATGCTGTTGggagaattgaagaattaaagCGCAAGGATGATGATGGTGCATCCAAGGCCGGCCAGTGA
- the LOC107907384 gene encoding 2-oxoisovalerate dehydrogenase subunit beta 1, mitochondrial produces MGLRNIIGKRLGLGLVRRRKPFSTATCDGDGNGNGNAKSINLYSAINQALHIALETDNRAFVFGEDVSFGGVFRCTTGLSDRFGKARVFNTPLCEQGIVGFGIGLAAMGNRAIAEIQFADYIYPAFDQIVNEAAKFRYRSGNQFNCGGLTIRAPYGAVGHGGHYHSQSPEAFFCHVPGIKVVIPRSPRQAKGLLLSCIRDPNPVVFFEPKWLYRLAVEEVPEHDYMLPLSEAEVIRQGSDITLVGWGAQLSVMEQACNEAEKDGISCELIDLKTLLPWDKETVEASVRKTGRVLISHEAPVTGGFGAEISASIVERCFLRLEAPVARVCGLDTPFPLVFEPFYMPTKNKILDAIKATVNY; encoded by the exons atGGGTTTGAGGAATATTATTGGCAAAAGGCTTGGCCTTGGCCTTGTAAGGAGGAGGAAACCTTTTTCGACTGCTACTTGCGATGGCGATGGCAATGGCAACGGCAACGCCAAATCCATCAACCTTTACTCCGCCATCAATCAAGCCCTTCATATTGCGCTTGAAACTGATAATCG CGCATTTGTTTTCGGAGAAGATGTTAGCTTTGGCGGGGTTTTCCGTTGCACTACCGGACTCTCTGACCGATTTGGTAAAGCTAGGGTTTTCAATACCCCTCTCTGTGAACAG GGCATTGTCGGATTTGGAATTGGCCTAGCCGCAATG GGAAATCGGGCCATAGCGGAAATTCAGTTTGCAGATTACATATACCCTGCTTTTGATCAG ATTGTAAATGAAGCTGCCAAGTTTAGATACCGGAGTGGCAACCAATTCAATTGCGGAG GTTTGACAATAAGAGCCCCTTATGGCGCTGTGGGTCATGGTGGACATTACCACTCACAATCACCTGAAGCTTTCTTTTGCCATGTTCCTGGTATAAAA GTGGTCATTCCTCGCAGCCCACGGCAAGCAAAAGGATTACTGTTGTCATGCATTCGTGATCCAAACCCTGTTGTCTTTTTTGAACCAAAG TGGCTTTACCGTTTGGCAGTGGAAGAAGTGCCTGAGCATGACTATATGTTGCCTCTATCTGAGGCAGAG GTCATTCGGCAAGGCAGTGATATCACACTAGTAGGGTGGGGAGCGCAGCTCTCTGTCATGGAACAGGCCTGTAATGAAGCAGAAAAG GATGGAATTTCTTGTGAACTTATAGATCTGAAAACTCTATTGCCCTGGGACAAAGAAACAGTTGAAGCCTCAGTCAGAAAAACTGGAAGAGTTCTT ATTAGTCATGAAGCTCCAGTTACAGGAGGATTTGGTGCAGAGATCTCGGCTTCCATCGTTGAACGTTGCTTTCTAAGG TTAGAAGCTCCGGTAGCAAGAGTGTGTGGCCTTGACACCCCATTCCCTCTTGTTTTTGAACCCTTCTATATGCCAACCAAGAACAAG